ATCTGTAAGTTTTTTGGCATGTTGGAGCCACTCATCTTCAAACGTAACCTCGTAAAGGGAAATATAGGCCTCGATAACGGTGGCATAATCATCTAAAAACCCATTGATGGTGCTTTTGCCCTCTTTGTGGTTTCGAAACAGCCCTCCATCTTCTTTGAACATATTGTCTTTGATAAACCGGGCATTCTTTAGGGCCATATCCAAATATTCGGGGTGACCGATATAACGATAGGCATCTACCAATCCCTGAAGCATAAGTCCGTTCCAAGCGGTCAGTATCTTATCATCGAGACGGGGCTTTTCCCTTTTTTCACGGGCTTTCTTCAGAACTGATAGGGCATGGTCAATGCGCTCCTCCAATGCTTCCAAGGATATTTCATTTTTTTTGGCGATTTCTTCTGAAGACTTGTCACGTATCAAAACATAGTTCCCATCTTCCCAGAGGCCATATGAATTGATGTTGAAATAGTCTTTGAAAATGTCAAAATCCCCTTCGAGTAATGTTTTTAGCTCATCCTCCGTCCAAACATAATAGGCACCTTCCTCCAATTCGCCTGTCTCATCAAGGCTATCGGCATCCAATGATGAATAGAACCCACCGCTTTCATCGGTCAGTTCTTCTTTGACAAAATCAATGGTCTGCTCGACCACCTCTTTATAGTATTCGTTCTTGGTAGCTGCATGGGCTTTGGCATATAGACTGGCCAATTGCCCGTTATCGTAGAGCATTTTTTCAAAATGGGGCACATGCCATTTGGTATCGACCGAGTAGCGCGAAAAGCCACCGCCGACATGGTCAAAAATACCGCCGTATGCCATGCGCGTAAGGGTGGTGTTCACATACTCCAAAATGGCATCGTCATTTTTGGCCGTACCATAGTGCAGCAGAAAATCGAGATTATTGGGCATCATAAACTTGGGCGCCCTTTTGTAACCGCCCAGGTACGTATCGAAATATTTTGACCAGTTTTCGACGGTGCTTTCGAGCTGTTGGTTTGTAAAGGGGGTGCCCTCTTCTTTGTTCTCTACCAGGTTTACAGCCTTTATTCCCTTGGCCAGATTGCTGGCGTAGCTTCGGATTTTTTCAGGTTGGTTGTTGTAGAGGTCTATGAGTTGGTTCAATGATTTGACCCAGTTTTCTTTGGGAAGATAAGTGGCGCCCCAAAAAGGACGGCCGTCGGGAAGGGCCACGATATTGAGGGGCCAGCCCCCATTGCCAGACATCATCTGTATGGCATCCATGTAAATTTGGTCTACGTCGGGGCGCTCTTCGCGGTCAATTTTTATGTTTATAAAGTTTTCGTTCATCAACTTGGCCACCTCTTCATCTTCAAAACACTCCCTTTCCATAACATGGCACCAGTGGCATGCTGCGTAGCCAATGCTGATAAGCAGCGGTTTGTTCTCTTTTTGCGCCCTTTCGAGCACTTCGGGCTTCCAAGGCTGCCAATCGACCGGGTTGTGCGCATGCTGTAGCAGGTATGGGCTTGTCTCGTTGATCAGGGCATTGGTGTATTTGTGCTTCATCTCTTCCTTCTTTTGGGCACATGCACTCAGCAAAAACACAAAAAGGGTGCATACTGAAAAAATTCTAGCCATAATATCTTTAAAATAATGTCAAAAAAAAACGCCCCAAAGGGCGCTCAAAGTTAATGCAAAACCCTTTATTTGACTTCAAAGGTTATCTTAACGTTTACGCGATAATTATCAATTTTGCCGTCTTTTACGGTGGCACTTTGCTCGTTGATATATACCGAACGTATGTTTTTAACCGATTTTGCGGCCTGGGCCACTGCTTTTTTTGCGGCATCTTCCCAACTTTCGTCAGAATTTGCCAAAACTTCAATTACTTTTAGAACTGCCATAGTCAATGATTTTTAAATTTCTTCAAGTTAAAAAATAAAACACACAATTCCCTTAAAGAAAGCAGAAAATCAGCCATTCAGGGCAACCACCTCTTTTACCTTGTCTCCCAACATGTTTTTCAGCATGTTCTCGATACCATTTTTCAAGGTGAACGTTGATGAGGGGCATCCGCTACAGGCCCCTTGGAGCATTACATTGACAGTGCCGCTCTGTTCTTCATATGATTGAAAGAGAATGTTGCCGCCATCACTTGCCACGGCTGGTTTTACGTACTCTTCCAAGATGTCCACTATCTGTTTTGAAGTGTCGTCCAGTGCTATGGTTTCCACAGATTGCGACTGCGATTCGTTGCTCTTGGCGTTGGCAGAGACCACTTCTTTGCCATCGGCCAGATAATCTCGAATAAATTCGCGTAGTTGCGGGGCCGCCTCGTCCCATTCAATAATGTCAAATTTGGTGACCGAGACATAGTTCTCGTCAAAAAAGACCTCTTTTACAAAAGGGAAATGAAAGAGTTGCTTGGCGAGCTCAGATTCTTTGGCCTCATCAATGTTCTTGAACTCGAAGGTAGCCGGAACTATCTTTTTGTTGGCCACAAACTTCATGACACCCGGGTTTGGGGTCACCTCGCCGTACACGGTGATGGCTTGTTTTTTTGAGGTTTCGGGTTCGTTGACTATGGGTTCACCGGCATTCAAATATTCTACGAGTTGTTGCGCCACTTCATCTTTGACATCTTTCCAATCCACAATATCAAAACGTTCCAAGGCAATGAAATTACCCGAGATATAGACCGTTTTGATAAACGGAAGATAGAACAGTTGCTGTGCCAGGGGCGAATCTTTTGCCTCGTCTATATTTTTAAACTCATAGCTGCCCTTTACCAAGAAATCATTGGCCTCAAACTTCAAAATAGCTGGATTGTTGGTGGCAACCACGGTGATGTGAAATTCTTTCATCGTAAATATTTTGTCAAAAATACAAAGGAAATATGAGGCTGAAAATTTATAATAATGTATTACATTGAGCGTTATAGTTACTGTTCGAACACGCCACTTGATGAAACTGACCCCAAACTTCTTCATGAAACGCCTTTTTTTGGTATTGATATTGTCATTTGCATTTGGTGCAACATCCCGGGCCCAAGAGGGGATTCCCGTGTATTTTGATTATCTGGCCGATAATTATTATCTGGTGTACCCATCCATGGCCGGTATTGGCCAAGGCGGTAAAATACGATTGACAGCACGGAAGCAATGGTTCAATGTTGATGAGGCCCCTAGCCTACAGACGTTCAACGCCCACTTTAGGGTAGGCGACAGAAGCGGGGTAGGTGGTATCTTGTTCAATGATTCAAACGGGTACCACTCACAAGTGGGCTTTAAAATGACCTATGCCCACCATTTGCGCTTGGCTAGCGATTTTAGGGTGTTGAACCAATTGTCGTTCGGTCTCAGTGCCGGTATTATTTTGAGCAGCCTTGACGAAACCGAATTTAGGTCGGTCATCCCCGATCCAGTGGTCACCGGGGTAAAAAATACCACCAGCTATTACAATATAGATTTGGGTGTTTCGTACAGCCTTTTTGAGTTTTATGCGCATGCAGCGGTGCTGAATCTGTTGGGCACTGGTCGTGACCTTTACACTGCCGCCGAATTCGATAACCTACGCCGTTATCTATTTTCTGTCGGATATGTCTTTGGAAGAAGTGAATGGCGGGTAGAACCATCGGTATTGCTACAGTTGACTGAGTTTACCGAAGAAAAAACGGTTGACTTAAATGCCAAATTATATAAAGATGTCAGCTTCGGTACCGTTTGGGGCGGACTCTCATACCGAAGAAGTTTTGATGGGGCCC
This portion of the Flagellimonas lutaonensis genome encodes:
- a CDS encoding thioredoxin domain-containing protein, encoding MARIFSVCTLFVFLLSACAQKKEEMKHKYTNALINETSPYLLQHAHNPVDWQPWKPEVLERAQKENKPLLISIGYAACHWCHVMERECFEDEEVAKLMNENFINIKIDREERPDVDQIYMDAIQMMSGNGGWPLNIVALPDGRPFWGATYLPKENWVKSLNQLIDLYNNQPEKIRSYASNLAKGIKAVNLVENKEEGTPFTNQQLESTVENWSKYFDTYLGGYKRAPKFMMPNNLDFLLHYGTAKNDDAILEYVNTTLTRMAYGGIFDHVGGGFSRYSVDTKWHVPHFEKMLYDNGQLASLYAKAHAATKNEYYKEVVEQTIDFVKEELTDESGGFYSSLDADSLDETGELEEGAYYVWTEDELKTLLEGDFDIFKDYFNINSYGLWEDGNYVLIRDKSSEEIAKKNEISLEALEERIDHALSVLKKAREKREKPRLDDKILTAWNGLMLQGLVDAYRYIGHPEYLDMALKNARFIKDNMFKEDGGLFRNHKEGKSTINGFLDDYATVIEAYISLYEVTFEDEWLQHAKKLTDYAIEHFQDSENQLFFYTSDDDDSLIRRSVETYDNVISSSNSIMAKNLLKLHKLYPEEPYGVIMAKMVNNVQDNFVENAQTFANWLHLVLYRNNNFYEIAIVGDNYKRLGKEVAQYYIPNSVLVGSEKDGPIELLKNRYSEGETLAYVCIEGTCKLPVSTSSGVLEQIESFEQN
- a CDS encoding dodecin family protein, with translation MAVLKVIEVLANSDESWEDAAKKAVAQAAKSVKNIRSVYINEQSATVKDGKIDNYRVNVKITFEVK
- a CDS encoding NifU family protein is translated as MKEFHITVVATNNPAILKFEANDFLVKGSYEFKNIDEAKDSPLAQQLFYLPFIKTVYISGNFIALERFDIVDWKDVKDEVAQQLVEYLNAGEPIVNEPETSKKQAITVYGEVTPNPGVMKFVANKKIVPATFEFKNIDEAKESELAKQLFHFPFVKEVFFDENYVSVTKFDIIEWDEAAPQLREFIRDYLADGKEVVSANAKSNESQSQSVETIALDDTSKQIVDILEEYVKPAVASDGGNILFQSYEEQSGTVNVMLQGACSGCPSSTFTLKNGIENMLKNMLGDKVKEVVALNG
- a CDS encoding type IX secretion system membrane protein PorP/SprF; translated protein: MKRLFLVLILSFAFGATSRAQEGIPVYFDYLADNYYLVYPSMAGIGQGGKIRLTARKQWFNVDEAPSLQTFNAHFRVGDRSGVGGILFNDSNGYHSQVGFKMTYAHHLRLASDFRVLNQLSFGLSAGIILSSLDETEFRSVIPDPVVTGVKNTTSYYNIDLGVSYSLFEFYAHAAVLNLLGTGRDLYTAAEFDNLRRYLFSVGYVFGRSEWRVEPSVLLQLTEFTEEKTVDLNAKLYKDVSFGTVWGGLSYRRSFDGAQFQQDGSFGEQRLQLFTPIVGVNWGNWMFSYNYSYQMGDIRFDNGGFHQITLGYDIGQEKGNRYDCYCPAANY